The window TTAATCGGGAGGGGATCATTCATGCGTTTACGACGGCACCACACTTCGGCTCTTTTTATTGCTCTGACACTGTTGTTAGCCTTCCTTCTAACCGGTTGTAGCGACGACCATCACCACAGCCCGTACGATCAGGACTACGTCAATGCGCAACGGATTCTCGGCCTGGGTGGCGTTTTCCTATCTTTGCAATCCGGTGCAGACCAGGAAGGACTGATTGAAACGGCAACACGTCTTTCCGGAGCTCTGGAAAAACAACCCGACACCTGTGAAGAACAAACGGCCTGGATCACGGCCTGCGGTGATTTATTAGAGGCCTATATTGACGCCGGAGCCAATCCTGATGATGCCTTTGTTTTGGAACTGATTCAGCTCAGAGATGAACTGATCGGGCAATTAGGAGGCTCAGCCCAATCCTTGTGCGACAAAGTACAAATGGCGCGCATGGCTGCCGTGAGCCGAGTTTATCAAGGCATTGCCTATGATCCGGACCGTAAAGACGAATTAATTACCTTTGCATTACAACTGTTTGGTCCTCCCGGTGACCCGGCCTCTTGGAGTATCGAGGTGGAGGCCGCGCGCCTGGCATCAATGGAAGCGGTTTTCTCAGCACAGGCCCGCAATCCTGAAGCATCGGATTCGATCCTTGAAGCGGTGTCAGCCCTGGCTGGCGACGTCAGCTATGACCAGCCGATCGAAGAGCCAACGCTCCTTGCTGCTCGCATGGCCTCTTTGAGCGGCGTGTATTACGGCATCGGCCGCATTCCCGATCTCAAGGAGGATCTTGTCGCAACCGCCTTGGCCCTGACCGGTCCCACGCCGGAGACGGCCGCTTTCCCGGCCAGCGTACAAGCGGCACGCCTGACCTCTTTCTCTACGATCTATGAGGGACAAGCGCGCAACCCATCGGCGCTGCCGATCATTCTCGAAGCCGCATCGGAACTCTCCGGTGACGTCACCTATCCGCAAGCCATCACCGACCAGACTGTTCTCGCTGCACGCATGGCCTCGTTTGACGCACTCTACGCCGGTGTCGCCCGTAATCCCGAGTTAAAAAACGAACTGGTTGCCACAGCATTAGCCTTGACCGGCCCCACTCCATCGACCAGTACCTTCGGTTCCGCTGTACTGGCCGCACGCCTCGCCTCTTTTGATCAGGTCTATGAAGGTCTGGCGCGCAACCCTGGAACCATGTCGCTCATACTGGAAGCAGTCACCTCTCTGGCCGGTACTATCACCTACGACCAAGCTATCACCGATCAAACGGTACTTGCAGCACGCATGGCCTCCTTCTCAGAACTTTTCTCCGGGATTGCCCGCAATCCGGAGATTTACAACCAACTGTTGAGCACCGCACTGCAACTGACCGGCCCGACCGGCGATCCGGCATCATTCAACAACAGCGTACAGGCCGCACGCATGACCGCTCTCGACGGACTGTACGAAGGGCTGTTGAGAAACCAGGTAGTCGTCAATCTGCTGATTGAAGCCAGTGACGAGCTGATGGGCCCCGTCGGACAACCACTGTGCGAAGACCTGCCATATCAGGTTCAAGGGGCACGTATGGGCACACTGCACAGCCTGTATGAAAACCTTTACCACCTGCCGGAAGAGGATAAGGAGACGGTGCTGGGCGTTGTTGAAGATCTGGCCGGAGCCCTGGAGAGTTCAGAGGACTAAACTGCCTCTCGTTCCATCAAGTCTAAACACAAAGAGGACGTCACCATAAGGAGATGTCCTCTTTTACTTTATACATCCCGCCAGGGCATCGACTCGTTACGACTCATGACAGTCCATACTTGCTTCACAACAACGATTTCGACCATCCGACTTGGCCTGATAAAGCGCTTTGTCCGCTGCGGCCATCACTTTGCCGACATGAATCGGCAAGGGTGGCACCGTCGCAACTCCGATACTGACCGTGACAGAAACGAGCGTATCATCGTCAATCCGGATCTCGGTCGTTCTTACCTTTTCCAATAACCGCTCAATAAGTTCAGCGGTATGATCAGGGCCCGTTTCGGGTAAAATAACCGCGAATTCCTCTCCGCCAATCCGGCCGAGAATATCCGTGGCGCGCAGGCAGCTCGACATGATTTTGCCAAGCTCAACCAGAACGACATCCCCTCCCAGGTGCCCATAGGTATCATTGACCTTTTTGAAATGGTCGATATCGATAATCAGGAATGAAAACGGCCGTTGGTAGCGTTCGGCGATTTGAAACAGGCTCTTCGCCTCTTCCATAAATGCCCTGCGACTTTGCAGCCCCGTCACCACATCCGTACTGGCCAACTCTTTGAGCTTTTGATTGGCTTCTTCCGCCGCTTTCTTGGCTTGAGCGAGTTTAATTTCCACCTTTTTAATGTCATCAATATCCGTTGCCGTGCCAAACCATTTTATAATTTTCCCCGTTTCATCCCGAATCGGGAAAGCACGGCTCAAGTACCAGGTAAAGCGACCATTTGAACGTTTAATCCGATGCTTAATTTCGTATGCGGTTCCAGTCTGATACGCCTTTTTCCAGGCTTCGATCGTTTCGTGCTGATCATCCGGATGAACAACAGGAGCCCACGACCAACTACCATCTTCACTTTGTGTAAACCCTTCAAACTCCTTTCGGCGCTCATTGTAATAATCAACATTCCCCGACGGGTCAGCCGTCCAGACCAGTTGCGGCATGAAATCAGCGATCTGATGAAAACGCATCTCGCTTTGCTTTAATTGTTCTATGGCCAGTTTGCTTTGAGTCACGTCCTGTCCATAAAAGTTGACGTACCCCTGCTCAACAATCGGCACTAGCGTTAACGAGTAAAAACGCCTTGAAAAACTCATCTCCAGAGATAAACGGATATTCTCCTGCAGTGACTCTTTGACTTTCTGGAAAATGAACTCAGGAACCTGCTCTCCAATAGCACAATGCCATGGATTTAATATCTTAAACGCAGCCCTGTTGGCATAAAGCAATTTTCCTTGCTTGCTCACACGCATGACCGGAAAAGGATTTTCCTCTGGAAACAGGGCAATTTCTCTACATTTTCCGTCGTTATAATCGGCCATGCTTTTACTCACCCCATGTTTTCTCACCTATAGAACTGGATGGGATCGCGCGACTCGCCCTGTAAAAGGTACAATTTCAGCCGCATCAGGTTTCCTTCTCAGAGAAAACACCCCCCACTCAGAAAAAGCAGTTCACCGCCCAAAAACAAAAAGTGCCCTCCTTTACGCGAAGAAGAGCACCTCTGTAGTCCTTCATTGACAAAGGACGGGAACCAGCCTCTTCGGGAACCCGGCGATCCTGTCAAACAGGACCCGTGGCTTTGCGTCACCGGATTACTCCGGTTTTGCCTTTATCGGAGAGATATATCTACGTATGTTATGTTCAGTCTAGAAACTATAAGAATCTGCTAACCATGCTAGCACAACATCTTACGAAGGCAAATTTTATCTCGGTTTGCCGACAGGAGGCACATGATAAAATTCGTCGCTACGACAAAGACTTGCTTTAATTGCACCATGCCGAGCATCCCTCGACGAACCATGCTCGAACATTTAACAGCCTCTGAAAGCGAAAGGCGCAGAAGGGGAGATTCGCAAACTACGCCAAACACTTCCTGTATTTGCCTGCGTCGGCTCCCCTTCGCTCGCTGACGCGGCCATCCCTGGCCGCTTTTCTGACATTCAGTCAGCGCTCGCTACGCTTCGAATCTCCTTACAGCATAATAAAAACAAAGGGACGTCGCCCGTTGGGCAACATCCCTTTGTTTATTAATGGCGGAGAGGGGGAGATTCGAACTCCCGGTCCCTTTCGGGACAATTGATTTCGAGTCAATCACCTTCGGCCGCTCGGACACCTCTCCGTAATCATGATTTACTCGTCCTTTGCGGAGCGCATTCTAGCAGCCTTTTTCTTTTGACGCAATTGACGAAAGAAATTGGAGAGAATTTCGCTGCACTCTTCGGCAAGAACCCCTTCGGACACCTCGACACGATGGTTAAAGCGCTCATCGTCAGCCAGATCAAACACCGAGCCAACGGCACCGACACGGGGATCACGCGCACCAAACACCAGGCGGGGAATCCGCGACAGAATGATGCCGCCCATGCACATGATACAGGGCTCGAGAGTGACATAGAGTGTTGCCTCTTCGAGTCGCCAGGAATCAATGCGTTTGGCAGCTTCACGCAGGGCAATCAACTCGGCATGGGCGGTGGGATCTTGCCAGGTTTCGCGGCGGTTACCGGCAGCCGCGATCACCTTACCGTTGAGCACGACAACAGCACCGACCGGGACTTCGCCAAGCTGCTCGGCCTGACGGGCCAAGTCAAGCGCACGACGCATGTAGTGCTCATCCTGGGATTGATTCACGCTAAAAACTCCTTCACCACTCTGTATACAGCTGTACAGGCCGGGTTTTGATTGACATCTTGTCAAATAACGTTAACATTTCCCTGCCTTTAACATTAAATGATGGATTGTTACCATGACGTCTTTACCTGCGTTAGCGCAAGACAAATTTCGTTTTTTTCGCAACATGCCCAAAGAGGAGATCTCCAGCCTGCTGGAGTTCTGTACTCATCAGCGCGCTGAATCGGGTGAGACACTGTGGAAAGAGGGGGATGAAGATAATCAGGTCGCATTTATTCTGAAGGGACGCCTCGGCATCAAGAAAATGACCGAGTTTTCCGACCGCTATATTATCGTCGGCACGTATGGTCCCGGCTCTGTCGTCGGAGAACTGTGTCTGCTGACAGATAATGTGCGCTCCGTCAGTGCCGAAGCGATCACGGATGTGGAGCTTCTGTTTCTGTCCAACGACAGATTTGAAGCACTGATTCAGACCAATCCCACATTGGGTCTGAAATTGCTAAAAGGGTTATTTAAGATGACCAGTAAACGCTTGAGCAAATCCTACGAACGCATTGCCTCAATTTTTTGACCCACTCCGCGCACGGGACCTCCTGAATGATCAGCAAACGCCGCCTTATTGTCACACTCACCCTGCTTTTGGCTAGTGGCTTTCTCCTCACCAGCCTGGCAAGCTATTATGCTTCGCTGAATTCCCTGCGTGTCCGAATTGACGACAATGAGTTGCCGTTGACCAGTGACACCATCTATTCAGAAATCCAGCGTGATCTGCTGCAGCCCCTGTTTATCTCATCACTCATGGCCAGTGATACGTTTTTGCGTGAATGGGTGACGGAGGGGGAGCAGCACGCCGACAAAGTGGTGCGCTACCTCAATGAGATCAAGCAGCGCTACGGCACTGTTACCAGCTTTTTTGTCTCCGATCATACCTATCATTACTACTATGCCGACGGGATTTTGAAAACCGTATCAGCGGATGAACCACGCGATGTGTGGTATTTCCGTGTCCGCGACATGCAGCAAGATTACGAAATCAATGTCGACCCGGACATGGCCAACCATGACAGCATGACCATTTTTATCAATTACCGGGTAAAGGATTATCAGGATCAGTTCATCGGCGCCACCGGTGTCGGGCTGACTGTTTCTGCGGTCAAAAACCTGATTGAAAATTATCAACAAAATTATCAGCGCACGATCTTCTTTGTCGATCCGCAGGGAGTGCTGACTCTGGCCGGCAAGGAGTTCCCGACATCGATCACCTCTTTGGCGGATATTGAAGGGCTGTCCGCCCATCGCGATCAGCTGCTCAATGAACAGCAAAACACCCTTGTGTATCAACGCAATGGCGAAACCTTTCACCTCAACACCCGCTACATTAGCGAATTCGGCTGGTACTTGATGGTGGAACAATCGGAAGAACCGATGCTGCGCCAGATTCGCCTGACTCTGCTGATAAATGTGGCGATCTGCTTTACAGTGACCTTTATTGTCATCATCCTGACCCAGATGACCATCAACCGTTACCAGAAGCGTTTGGAAGAGATGGCTCTGACCGATAAGCTGACGCGCATCGCCAATCGCCAAGCCATTGATCTTCACCTGCAACAACTGTTCAAAGAGCAACAACGTCACCAGGTCCCGTTCAGCGTCATTCTGTTCGATCTCGATAATTTTAAACAGATCAACGACACCCATGGCCACATAGCCGGTGACGCGGTGCTGCAGAACATCGCCAATATCGTGACCACGGAACTTCGCGACTGTGATGTTGTCGGCCGCTGGGGCGGTGAAGAGTTTCTCGTACTACTCAAGCATTGCCAGCTTGACGACGCCCTGAAACGTGCAGAGTCGATCCGACTGGCTATTCAGTCCTACGCCATCGGCTTTGAGGAGCAAACCTTGTACACGACTGCCAGCTTCGGCGTGGTGGAATACCGTGATCAGGACGACCACAACACGCTGCTGAAACGGGCCGATCAAGCCCTGTATATCGCCAAGCAGAACGGCAAAAACCGCTGTGAAGTGATTGCCCAGCTTTAACCAAGTGTCGCCACGACAGCTTTGTCAATCGCCTCAATCCAACTCTGCAATAATCTGCCCTGATAACGCCCCGGGCTGATCAGCACACTGAGCTGACGCGTTAAATCCAAAGGCGTCTTCACAGCAACCAACCACCCCTGTTCCAGTTCAGTTTGTACCGCCAGACGCGACAAGCAACTGACACCCAGACCGGCCTGCACCGCTTTTTTTATCGCCTCGGTGTGCCCCAGTTCGACCACCGAGTCCAACTTTTGCACATCCCGACCAAGGGCCGCTTCAAAAACTTCCCGTGTTCCGGAACCAATCTCGCGCATCATCCATTGACCGTCAAGCAGGGTTGATCGATCCACGCTGACAGCGGAGCACCACGGATGCTGCGGACCAACAATCACCACCAACTCATCATCACGCCAGAATCGGCACTCAAGGCGTTCAAGGTGACACGGCCCTTCAATGAGTCCGACATCGAGCTGACCCTCATCAACCGCCTGTTCTATCTGCTCGGTATTGCCCACCTGCAACTGAATGGTGGCTTGAGGATAGCGGCGGGTGAAATCCGCCACTAGCAATGGGAGCAGATAGTTACCGATGGTGGTACTGGCACCGACATGCAGGTGACCACTCGGTTGATCATGCGCGTCTTCAAGCATTCGCCGAAAATTGTCCATATCCTGCACCAGCCCCACAGCCATGGGCAACAAGCGGCGGCCCTGTTCATTGAGCAACAGTCGACGCCCCTGACGATGAAACAGGGGGCCGCCATGGAGGTTTTCCAGGCTCGACAACGCCATGCTGACAGCCGATTGCGTCAACCCCAGAGATTCAGCAACACGGGTGATCTGCCCCTGCTGTGCCACTTGAACAAACACATCGAGCTTCCGCAAACTGATCACTATTCACCTCAATTTTTTTGATGATTAATTCAATTTTTATCTATTTTTATTTATACAATAGATTTGCTAGTGTTTTGTCAACACGAAGCTGATTCAACAGCAAAACACCGTGTCAAGGAGAGCATCATGAATCCACTTGCCAAACCTGTCTACCTTCTCGCCATCGGCATCTGCCTACTGCCGATGGTCAGCGCCCCGGTTGCTTTGGCCATCGGCATCATTTACGGGCTAACCTGGCAGCACCCCTGGCCGCAGATCAATGCTGAAGCAAGCCGAAAATTGCTTCAAACCGCCGTGGTCGGCTTGGGATTCGGCGTTCCATTGATTGAGGTCTGGCAGGTGGGAAAAGGCTCTTTTTTTTCAACGCTGGCCGGGATTCTCATCACTCTGGCCATCGGCAGTTTGTTGGGCCGCTGGCTCAAAGTTCCGCACGGCACCAGCCTGCTGGTCTCTTGCGGTACTGCCATCTGCGGCGGAAGCGCCATTGCCGCCATGTCACCGGTGATCAAAGCTGAAAACGACGAATCAGCTGTGGCCCTGGCCACCGTCTTTACTCTGAATGCCGTTGCGCTGCTGGTATTTCCACTTGTCGGCCACCTGTTTCACCTGGAACAACATCAGTTCGGCACCTGGGCAGGCATGGCCATTCACGACACCAGCAGTGTCGTCGGTGCTGCAGCCAGCTACGGCATTGAGGCACTGGAAACAGCCACCACCGTCAAGCTGACCCGCGCGCTGTGGATTGCGCCTCTGGCTCTCATTGCCGGAATGCTCACCAACTCGGGACAACGCGCGAAAATCCCTCTATTTATCGTGTTATTTATCGCAGCAGCGGCGGTTCATTCAGCCCTGCCCAGGTGGGAACCGGCCTGGCATAGCGTAGCCACAGTGGCCCGCCACGCCTTGGTATTGAGCCTGTTCTTTGTCGGTGCCGGACTCAACCGTAACTTATTGAAAAAGGTGGGAGCCCGCACACTGACTCAAGGCGTGACCCTGTGGCTGATCATCAGCACCCTAACACTGGCCGCCGTTCATTATCGACTCATTTGATCAACACGTAACATAAACAGCACCAACGAAAAAAGGCCCGCACAGTGTGCAGGCCTTTTTCGTTGTTCAGCAGGGATAATCTTAATATTTCCCGAATTCATCGTCGTCCAGAGCAATGAAATCGCTGCTCTCAGCACCGGAACTCCC of the Desulfuromonas acetoxidans DSM 684 genome contains:
- a CDS encoding sensor domain-containing diguanylate cyclase yields the protein MADYNDGKCREIALFPEENPFPVMRVSKQGKLLYANRAAFKILNPWHCAIGEQVPEFIFQKVKESLQENIRLSLEMSFSRRFYSLTLVPIVEQGYVNFYGQDVTQSKLAIEQLKQSEMRFHQIADFMPQLVWTADPSGNVDYYNERRKEFEGFTQSEDGSWSWAPVVHPDDQHETIEAWKKAYQTGTAYEIKHRIKRSNGRFTWYLSRAFPIRDETGKIIKWFGTATDIDDIKKVEIKLAQAKKAAEEANQKLKELASTDVVTGLQSRRAFMEEAKSLFQIAERYQRPFSFLIIDIDHFKKVNDTYGHLGGDVVLVELGKIMSSCLRATDILGRIGGEEFAVILPETGPDHTAELIERLLEKVRTTEIRIDDDTLVSVTVSIGVATVPPLPIHVGKVMAAADKALYQAKSDGRNRCCEASMDCHES
- the tadA gene encoding tRNA adenosine(34) deaminase TadA, whose amino-acid sequence is MNQSQDEHYMRRALDLARQAEQLGEVPVGAVVVLNGKVIAAAGNRRETWQDPTAHAELIALREAAKRIDSWRLEEATLYVTLEPCIMCMGGIILSRIPRLVFGARDPRVGAVGSVFDLADDERFNHRVEVSEGVLAEECSEILSNFFRQLRQKKKAARMRSAKDE
- a CDS encoding cyclic nucleotide-binding domain-containing protein — encoded protein: MTSLPALAQDKFRFFRNMPKEEISSLLEFCTHQRAESGETLWKEGDEDNQVAFILKGRLGIKKMTEFSDRYIIVGTYGPGSVVGELCLLTDNVRSVSAEAITDVELLFLSNDRFEALIQTNPTLGLKLLKGLFKMTSKRLSKSYERIASIF
- a CDS encoding sensor domain-containing diguanylate cyclase, whose amino-acid sequence is MISKRRLIVTLTLLLASGFLLTSLASYYASLNSLRVRIDDNELPLTSDTIYSEIQRDLLQPLFISSLMASDTFLREWVTEGEQHADKVVRYLNEIKQRYGTVTSFFVSDHTYHYYYADGILKTVSADEPRDVWYFRVRDMQQDYEINVDPDMANHDSMTIFINYRVKDYQDQFIGATGVGLTVSAVKNLIENYQQNYQRTIFFVDPQGVLTLAGKEFPTSITSLADIEGLSAHRDQLLNEQQNTLVYQRNGETFHLNTRYISEFGWYLMVEQSEEPMLRQIRLTLLINVAICFTVTFIVIILTQMTINRYQKRLEEMALTDKLTRIANRQAIDLHLQQLFKEQQRHQVPFSVILFDLDNFKQINDTHGHIAGDAVLQNIANIVTTELRDCDVVGRWGGEEFLVLLKHCQLDDALKRAESIRLAIQSYAIGFEEQTLYTTASFGVVEYRDQDDHNTLLKRADQALYIAKQNGKNRCEVIAQL
- a CDS encoding LysR family transcriptional regulator; this encodes MISLRKLDVFVQVAQQGQITRVAESLGLTQSAVSMALSSLENLHGGPLFHRQGRRLLLNEQGRRLLPMAVGLVQDMDNFRRMLEDAHDQPSGHLHVGASTTIGNYLLPLLVADFTRRYPQATIQLQVGNTEQIEQAVDEGQLDVGLIEGPCHLERLECRFWRDDELVVIVGPQHPWCSAVSVDRSTLLDGQWMMREIGSGTREVFEAALGRDVQKLDSVVELGHTEAIKKAVQAGLGVSCLSRLAVQTELEQGWLVAVKTPLDLTRQLSVLISPGRYQGRLLQSWIEAIDKAVVATLG
- a CDS encoding YeiH family protein, translating into MNPLAKPVYLLAIGICLLPMVSAPVALAIGIIYGLTWQHPWPQINAEASRKLLQTAVVGLGFGVPLIEVWQVGKGSFFSTLAGILITLAIGSLLGRWLKVPHGTSLLVSCGTAICGGSAIAAMSPVIKAENDESAVALATVFTLNAVALLVFPLVGHLFHLEQHQFGTWAGMAIHDTSSVVGAAASYGIEALETATTVKLTRALWIAPLALIAGMLTNSGQRAKIPLFIVLFIAAAAVHSALPRWEPAWHSVATVARHALVLSLFFVGAGLNRNLLKKVGARTLTQGVTLWLIISTLTLAAVHYRLI